Proteins encoded by one window of Sorex araneus isolate mSorAra2 chromosome 3, mSorAra2.pri, whole genome shotgun sequence:
- the LOC101551302 gene encoding olfactory receptor 10G2-like, whose amino-acid sequence MGNTTNTSLHTMVTEFILLGLAHPPNLRIFLFLMFFVIYILTQLGNLFILLTVWTDPKLHARPMYILLGVLSLLDMCVSSVFVPRLTLSFTPASKVISYGACVTQLYATHTLGSTQCFLFTLMAYDRYLAICWPLRYPMLMNRKLCIILVAVAWVVGSIHGSIQTTLTFRLPFCGSNEIDCFFCDIPAILRLACADTSINELVAFIEIGAVIAICFVLILLSYANIVYAILRIQNASGRRKAFSTCGSHLTVVTIYYVPCIFIYLRAGSKTPLDGAVSVFYTAVTPLLNPIIYTLRNQDVKSALKRITAVRRTSSENK is encoded by the coding sequence ATGGGAAACACCACAAACACCTCCCTGCACACAATGGTGACAGAATTCATTCTCCTGGGCTTAGCCCACCCTCCAAATCTGAGGATTTTCCTCTTCCTGATGTTCTTCGTCATTTATATTCTGACTCAACTGGGAAACCTCTTCATTCTGCTTACTGTGTGGACTGATCCAAAGCTCCATGCACGCCCCATGTACATTCTTCTGGGTGTGCTCTCACTATTGGACATGTGCGTGTCCTCAGTTTTTGTTCCTCGGCTTACTCTTAGCTTCACTCCTGCCAGCAAGGTAATCTCCTATGGTGCTTGTGTGACTCAACTTTATGCTACTCATACTCTAGGCAGCACCCAGTGTTTCCTTTTCACTttgatggcctatgacaggtaccTGGCTATTTGCTGGCCTCTACGTTACCCCATGCTCATGAACAGGAAGTTGTGCATCATCCTTGTTGCTGTGGCTTGGGTGGTTGGCTCCATCCATGGGTCTATCCAGACCACACTGACTTTCCGCCTGCCTTTCTGTGGGTCCAATGAGATCGATTGCTTTTTTTGTGACATCCCTGCAATTTTGAGACTCGCCTGTGCTGACACATCTATCAATGAACTGGTAGCCTTCATAGAAATTGGAGCTGTGATTGCCATTTGTTTTGTGTTAATTCTTCTCTCGTATGCAAATATAGTTTATGCCATTCTGAGGATTCAGAATGCCAGTGGGAGACGCaaggccttctccacctgtggctcCCACCTCACCGTGGTCACAATTTACTACGTTCCCTGTATTTTCATTTATCTCAGAGCAGGGTCCAAAACTCCCTTGGATGGAGCAGTGTCTGTGTTCTATACTGCAGTCACACCTTTACTGAACCCAATCatctatacactcaggaatcaggaTGTAAAGTCTGCCTTGAAGAGAATAACAGCAGTTCGAAGAACCTCAAGCGAAAATAAGTAA